A single genomic interval of Aureliella helgolandensis harbors:
- a CDS encoding SOS response-associated peptidase, with product MCHSQKLPFTDRDGTMCGRFTLQTLPSQWGQLLLPLLEHWEPPAGWTPRYNIAPTQNILAILDSEHPGRGTLDQLRWGLIPSWSQDLAIGSRMINARAETLLEKRSFAGPLAERRCMILADGYYEWQKQADGRKQPCWLAPAGGGPMLLAGLWEVNRRATGVPIRSCTLITTAANHALSEVHDRMPVVLHPAEAERWIDPRCKAQEASELLQPAADDFFCIRQVSTRVNNVRHDDPECLAAVASA from the coding sequence TTGTGTCATTCTCAAAAACTCCCCTTCACCGATCGAGACGGAACCATGTGTGGCCGCTTTACACTCCAAACGCTGCCTAGCCAGTGGGGACAACTCCTGCTTCCGCTACTAGAGCATTGGGAGCCTCCTGCAGGGTGGACACCCCGCTACAACATCGCGCCTACCCAAAACATCCTAGCGATACTGGACAGCGAGCATCCTGGGCGAGGCACGCTCGACCAACTCCGCTGGGGATTGATCCCAAGTTGGTCCCAAGATTTAGCGATTGGCAGTCGTATGATCAATGCTCGGGCCGAGACCCTACTCGAAAAACGCTCCTTTGCCGGGCCACTCGCCGAGCGTCGCTGCATGATTTTAGCCGACGGATATTACGAATGGCAAAAGCAAGCCGACGGTCGAAAACAACCATGTTGGCTGGCGCCTGCTGGCGGAGGCCCGATGTTGCTGGCAGGGCTGTGGGAGGTGAATCGTCGCGCAACAGGCGTTCCTATCCGATCCTGCACCCTCATTACCACGGCGGCGAATCATGCCCTGTCCGAAGTGCATGATCGCATGCCAGTCGTCCTCCACCCCGCCGAGGCGGAGCGTTGGATCGATCCTCGCTGCAAGGCTCAGGAGGCCTCGGAGCTCTTACAACCTGCCGCAGATGACTTCTTTTGCATTCGCCAGGTCTCGACGCGCGTCAATAATGTTCGGCACGATGATCCGGAATGCTTGGCAGCAGTCGCCTCTGCATAG
- a CDS encoding PSD1 and planctomycete cytochrome C domain-containing protein, which translates to MHRINLQGFTRQATIGLLAACSSLTAAAQSVDFRSEVRPILSDKCYACHGPDATQRPTDLRLDTHSGALADLGGYVAVAPGDPDKSELVRRIVSSDADEVMPPQDHLKQLTEEEREVLIRWVAQGAEWSEHWSYTPPKRHAPPATTQREWAHNWIDFFILSKLEKRGLTPSQDADRRTLIRRLSFDLVGLPPDPVDVTKFLADDSEEAYEKVVDRLLQSPHFGERMAMAWLDLVRYADTVGYHGDQDMSVSPFRDYVINAFNANLPFDQFTREQLAGDLLDAPTQEQKIASGYNRLGMMSAEGGVQPEEYLVKYAADRVRTASTVWLGSTLGCAECHDHKFDPFTAKDFYRFAAFFADIKERGLYDTVVDGERWGPSVQVPDPTLPSLLAPVDQQIQQVQRKIDAPSPELIAELQQAQAVWEAELRLGLQAWQTLQPTSASAQAGTSLTIREDATLLASGKNPKQNSYQVSFELPEAPLTGLCLEVLPDASLPNSGPGRAGNGNFVLTEFKAFLEDAEGTRHPIPFTRARASIEQEAGGDNPYGKWAAAAAIDADAQGASWGWAILPEAGQTNYLTLGFEKAVAISGGKLVVVLEQNHTNPTHTLGCFRLHGTALTAATEARFPEALPAAIPPVLAIEASQRTASQRQILSDYFRATAPQLEPLRQQLDALMQERQTIVAAHTRTTLVTMATAPREMRVLKRGDWMDKTGEVVQPGVPHFLPPLESSQSAENETPRRATRLDLANWIVARDNPLTARVFVNRLWTMLFGVGLSKVLDDVGSQGEAPVHPELLDTLAVEFMESGWDIKSMIKLMVMSHTYRQSSYGRSDLREADPFNRLVARQARFRLDAEIVRDNALAVSGLLVREIGGRSAKPYQPAGLYQHLNFPTREYLADTDQNQYRRGVYTHWQRQFLHPALQAMDAPAREECTAQRPRSNTPLAALVLLNDPSYVEAARELAEHAMELGGETSTTRLEWLAQRTLSRSFTPAEQQVLLELLDAHLHQYSVDATAARELLEIGLSPPNPKLPVADWAAWTSVARALLNMHETITRN; encoded by the coding sequence ATGCATCGAATCAACCTTCAGGGCTTTACACGACAAGCGACCATCGGGCTGCTCGCCGCGTGCAGCAGCCTCACTGCAGCCGCCCAATCGGTCGACTTTCGCTCCGAAGTCCGCCCCATTCTGTCTGACAAGTGCTATGCGTGTCATGGGCCGGATGCCACCCAGAGACCAACCGACTTGCGACTGGACACGCATTCTGGGGCGTTGGCTGACCTGGGGGGCTACGTCGCCGTTGCACCAGGAGATCCAGACAAGAGTGAACTAGTACGTCGCATTGTATCAAGCGACGCAGACGAAGTGATGCCTCCCCAAGACCATCTTAAACAGCTCACCGAAGAGGAGCGGGAGGTACTCATCCGGTGGGTTGCCCAGGGGGCCGAGTGGAGTGAGCACTGGTCTTACACGCCGCCCAAACGACACGCCCCACCCGCCACGACTCAACGGGAATGGGCTCACAATTGGATCGATTTCTTTATCCTTAGCAAACTGGAAAAGCGTGGGTTAACTCCCTCGCAAGATGCCGATCGACGCACCCTCATTCGTCGACTCAGTTTCGATCTTGTCGGTCTGCCTCCCGATCCAGTGGATGTAACCAAATTTCTCGCCGACGACTCCGAGGAAGCCTACGAGAAGGTCGTTGATCGCTTATTGCAATCGCCTCACTTTGGTGAACGCATGGCGATGGCCTGGCTGGATCTCGTGCGCTATGCCGATACCGTCGGGTATCACGGGGATCAAGACATGTCGGTCTCCCCCTTCCGCGATTACGTGATTAATGCCTTTAATGCCAACCTGCCGTTTGACCAATTCACCCGCGAGCAACTGGCAGGCGACCTGCTCGACGCGCCCACCCAAGAACAGAAAATTGCATCGGGATACAACCGTCTGGGCATGATGTCTGCCGAAGGGGGTGTTCAACCCGAAGAGTACTTGGTGAAGTACGCTGCGGACCGAGTACGCACGGCCTCCACCGTCTGGCTTGGATCCACGTTAGGCTGCGCCGAGTGCCATGATCATAAGTTCGATCCCTTCACCGCCAAAGACTTCTACCGCTTCGCCGCTTTTTTTGCGGACATCAAGGAACGAGGCCTCTACGACACGGTCGTGGATGGGGAACGATGGGGCCCCTCGGTTCAGGTGCCCGACCCTACGCTGCCAAGCTTGCTGGCTCCGGTAGACCAACAGATTCAGCAGGTCCAACGAAAGATAGATGCTCCCTCCCCAGAATTAATTGCGGAGCTGCAGCAGGCCCAAGCAGTTTGGGAAGCCGAGCTTCGCCTGGGTCTGCAAGCCTGGCAAACTCTCCAGCCCACTTCGGCGTCTGCCCAAGCGGGCACATCGCTCACCATCCGCGAAGATGCGACCCTGCTCGCCTCGGGCAAGAACCCCAAACAAAACAGCTACCAGGTATCATTCGAATTGCCCGAGGCGCCGCTTACCGGTCTATGCCTGGAAGTTTTGCCCGATGCCTCGCTACCCAACTCCGGACCAGGCCGTGCCGGCAATGGCAATTTCGTACTGACGGAATTCAAAGCGTTCCTCGAGGACGCCGAAGGTACGCGACATCCCATCCCGTTCACTCGGGCGCGCGCCTCCATTGAGCAGGAAGCTGGTGGAGACAACCCGTATGGAAAGTGGGCGGCCGCTGCGGCCATCGATGCCGACGCGCAAGGCGCCTCATGGGGCTGGGCCATTCTCCCTGAAGCTGGACAAACAAATTACCTGACCCTTGGATTCGAGAAAGCAGTAGCGATCAGCGGCGGTAAGCTGGTCGTGGTCCTCGAACAAAACCACACCAACCCCACCCATACCCTGGGCTGCTTCCGCTTGCATGGCACCGCGCTGACGGCAGCTACCGAAGCCAGGTTCCCCGAAGCTCTGCCTGCAGCGATTCCCCCTGTTTTAGCCATCGAGGCCTCTCAACGCACCGCGTCTCAACGGCAGATTCTGTCGGACTACTTCCGTGCGACAGCACCGCAGCTCGAGCCACTGCGCCAACAGTTGGACGCATTGATGCAGGAGCGGCAGACGATCGTCGCTGCACACACTCGCACCACGCTAGTTACCATGGCGACCGCACCTCGTGAGATGCGAGTGCTCAAGCGTGGAGATTGGATGGACAAGACAGGTGAGGTTGTGCAACCGGGGGTCCCCCACTTCCTTCCTCCCTTGGAATCCTCCCAGTCCGCCGAAAATGAAACTCCCCGGCGCGCAACCAGACTCGACCTGGCCAACTGGATCGTCGCTCGCGACAACCCACTAACGGCGCGAGTATTTGTCAATCGCCTGTGGACGATGCTATTTGGAGTAGGCCTTTCCAAGGTGCTGGACGACGTCGGTTCTCAAGGAGAAGCACCAGTGCACCCCGAACTGCTCGACACGCTGGCCGTGGAGTTCATGGAATCGGGCTGGGATATTAAGTCCATGATCAAGCTCATGGTGATGTCCCACACATATCGCCAAAGTTCCTATGGTCGCAGTGACCTACGCGAAGCCGATCCGTTCAATCGCTTGGTAGCTCGCCAAGCCCGCTTCCGCCTAGATGCTGAGATCGTGCGTGATAATGCGCTGGCTGTGAGCGGCCTACTGGTACGGGAAATTGGTGGCCGAAGTGCTAAACCTTACCAACCGGCAGGACTCTACCAGCACCTCAATTTTCCGACACGCGAATATCTAGCGGACACCGATCAAAACCAGTATCGACGAGGCGTGTACACTCACTGGCAGCGTCAGTTTCTTCATCCGGCGTTGCAGGCAATGGATGCTCCGGCGCGCGAGGAGTGCACCGCCCAACGGCCGCGTTCCAACACACCTCTGGCGGCTCTGGTCCTGCTCAATGATCCATCTTACGTGGAAGCCGCACGTGAGCTGGCCGAACATGCAATGGAGCTTGGAGGCGAAACCTCAACAACTCGGCTCGAATGGCTCGCGCAGCGAACTCTGAGTCGCAGCTTCACGCCGGCCGAACAACAGGTGCTGCTAGAACTTCTCGATGCGCACTTGCACCAATACTCAGTCGATGCAACCGCCGCTCGAGAATTGCTCGAGATTGGACTCTCGCCCCCCAACCCCAAGTTACCGGTAGCCGATTGGGCAGCTTGGACGAGCGTCGCTCGAGCCCTCTTGAATATGCATGAAACGATCACTCGTAATTAG
- a CDS encoding DUF1501 domain-containing protein, whose translation MNALEELQRIELRRSFLGRAAAGVGALALNSLLNPALLLGEPVDAKRGQGQAKRMEQWTGVVNPLHFPQRVKRVIHLSMAGGPSHLETFDYKPKLAALDGQPMPKSFTEGQQIAQLQGQRDSLKCMGPQFKFSRHGEAGTEISSILPHMSKIVDDICVIKSMHTDQINHDPAHTLMNTGTSIPGRPSMGSWLQYGLGSEADDLPGYVVMTSVGGGQSQPIASRQWHSGFLPSRFQGVEFRSKGDPVLYVGNPKGVNLTRQREVINAVQRMNQLGDETFQDPEIATRIAQYELAFKMQTSVPELMDISGEPQHILDLYGTEGGDGSFASNCLLARRLAERGVRFIQLYHRGWDHHGGIKAGAAVTAKLVDQGTSALIQDLRQRGMLDDTLVIWGGEFGRTPMAQGSGRDHHIKGFSTWLAGGGVTPGTVYGATDELGYSAIENPVHVNDLHATMLYLFGIDHERLTYRFQGRDFRLTDVAGKVVHSILS comes from the coding sequence ATGAATGCTTTAGAAGAATTGCAACGCATCGAATTGCGACGCTCATTCCTGGGTAGAGCTGCTGCCGGAGTGGGGGCCCTAGCTTTGAATTCGCTATTGAATCCAGCTTTATTGCTTGGCGAACCGGTGGACGCGAAACGCGGGCAAGGGCAAGCCAAGCGAATGGAGCAGTGGACGGGAGTCGTCAATCCGCTGCATTTCCCTCAGCGCGTCAAACGCGTCATCCACTTGTCGATGGCGGGTGGCCCCTCCCACCTGGAAACCTTTGACTACAAACCTAAGCTGGCGGCCTTGGATGGTCAGCCCATGCCTAAATCGTTTACCGAAGGGCAACAAATCGCACAACTCCAAGGACAACGCGACAGCCTCAAATGCATGGGACCTCAGTTCAAATTCTCTCGGCACGGCGAAGCGGGGACTGAAATCAGCAGCATCCTGCCCCATATGAGCAAGATTGTGGATGACATTTGTGTAATCAAATCGATGCATACAGACCAGATCAATCACGATCCCGCTCACACCTTGATGAATACGGGAACCAGTATCCCAGGGCGTCCCTCCATGGGTTCTTGGCTACAGTACGGATTGGGAAGCGAGGCAGATGACTTGCCGGGCTACGTCGTCATGACCAGCGTGGGTGGTGGACAGTCCCAACCCATCGCTTCGCGTCAATGGCACAGTGGATTTCTACCTAGTCGATTTCAAGGTGTTGAATTCCGCTCCAAAGGAGATCCCGTGCTTTATGTCGGCAATCCCAAAGGAGTCAATCTCACGCGGCAAAGGGAGGTCATCAATGCGGTTCAAAGGATGAATCAATTGGGGGACGAAACCTTCCAAGACCCCGAGATAGCCACTCGCATCGCGCAATACGAACTCGCCTTCAAGATGCAAACCTCGGTGCCCGAGCTGATGGACATTTCCGGTGAGCCTCAGCACATTCTTGACCTATACGGAACCGAGGGAGGAGACGGCAGCTTTGCCTCCAACTGCCTGTTGGCACGCCGCTTAGCTGAGCGTGGCGTGCGTTTTATCCAGCTCTACCACCGTGGCTGGGACCACCACGGTGGCATCAAAGCGGGAGCCGCCGTGACGGCCAAACTTGTCGACCAGGGGACTTCCGCCCTAATTCAAGATTTGCGGCAACGCGGTATGCTCGACGATACTCTCGTGATTTGGGGAGGAGAATTCGGGCGCACGCCCATGGCTCAAGGCTCCGGACGCGATCACCACATCAAAGGATTTTCCACTTGGTTGGCCGGCGGAGGCGTGACTCCAGGAACGGTCTACGGGGCTACCGACGAACTGGGCTATTCGGCCATTGAAAACCCGGTCCACGTCAATGATCTCCACGCCACTATGCTGTACCTGTTTGGCATCGATCATGAGCGTTTAACCTACCGTTTCCAGGGGCGAGATTTCCGACTAACCGACGTGGCCGGCAAGGTCGTCCATTCCATTCTGAGCTAG
- a CDS encoding tellurite resistance TerB family protein, whose amino-acid sequence MKHLDHLKNLVIMAAADGSLTEHEIALLVDRCSTLGLAEEDLEKAIAFALSGEAKLKFPVDRVEQDQMLADMMRMMAADGKLSEIEKRLFALAAAKMGVSKTDLDALIDKLVQQ is encoded by the coding sequence GTGAAGCATCTCGATCACCTTAAGAATCTAGTTATTATGGCTGCCGCCGACGGTAGTCTTACCGAACATGAAATTGCACTTCTGGTCGATCGATGTTCGACGTTGGGATTAGCAGAAGAGGATTTGGAAAAAGCGATCGCCTTTGCCCTCAGTGGTGAGGCAAAGCTCAAGTTCCCCGTGGACCGCGTCGAGCAAGATCAAATGCTCGCCGACATGATGCGAATGATGGCCGCTGATGGAAAGCTGAGCGAGATTGAAAAGCGTCTATTCGCCTTGGCTGCCGCTAAGATGGGCGTTTCCAAGACCGACTTGGATGCGTTGATTGACAAGCTCGTGCAGCAATAA
- the yidD gene encoding membrane protein insertion efficiency factor YidD: MVVSSLKSLTRWLKSRCAAGLIALVKFYQRGISPLLGPSCRFQPTCSEYMIGAIGKYGPIRGTLKGIWRILRCHPFNRGGADPP, from the coding sequence ATGGTCGTAAGCTCGCTGAAATCCCTGACGCGCTGGCTCAAGAGTCGTTGCGCAGCCGGGCTGATTGCGTTGGTTAAGTTCTATCAACGAGGAATCTCCCCTCTGCTTGGCCCAAGTTGCCGATTTCAACCGACTTGCAGCGAATATATGATCGGTGCGATTGGCAAGTACGGGCCCATTCGTGGTACGCTGAAGGGGATCTGGCGCATCCTTCGCTGCCATCCCTTCAATCGCGGCGGCGCCGATCCGCCGTAG
- the cutA gene encoding divalent-cation tolerance protein CutA — MTQIVELSTTTETFEQAQMLARLMVESQLAACVQITGPIQSVYRWQGAVCEATEFRCVAKSTQSCIERLMALVDEKHPYDVPELLVVEVVGCSPAYAQWIVEQLGE, encoded by the coding sequence ATGACACAAATTGTAGAGCTCAGCACAACCACGGAAACCTTCGAGCAGGCACAGATGCTGGCTAGGTTAATGGTTGAATCGCAATTGGCGGCCTGTGTCCAGATTACCGGCCCGATTCAAAGTGTCTATCGCTGGCAGGGAGCCGTTTGCGAGGCGACTGAATTCCGCTGCGTTGCCAAGTCGACTCAATCTTGCATCGAACGTCTCATGGCGCTTGTCGACGAAAAGCATCCGTACGACGTACCCGAGTTGCTGGTGGTCGAAGTGGTTGGCTGCTCTCCAGCCTACGCTCAGTGGATTGTCGAACAGTTGGGGGAATAG
- a CDS encoding alpha/beta hydrolase-fold protein — protein sequence MIQFLTFASGSDSHLLGKATWHLATPRSSAQACPTQFSPGRLIWQRIWLCGILAGILSLACPSERAAGPRLAAQTPQACAEIQRQLPPEGIAVPPEQLAAWHRQIASLQAKLDALPTSPSAPDVQILLKACRYALDIHELYQTKDFAKVDRLVDLAAERLTAIEAGQSPWATGSGLQVRGFTSAIDGSAQPLGLVLPEDWATDSQRSLPLYVWLHGRGDKSTDLHFICERLDKTGQIAPANAIVVHPFGRQCIGFKSAGETDVMEAIDFVCENYPVDRERIVLMGFSMGGAGVWHLAAHYGERFAAASPGAGFAETSRYQRLKPEHFPPRYEQILWSIYDVPGYTRNLFNFPFVAYSGELDKQIQAAQVMEEAFAAEGRQLPHLIGPGMGHKYHPDTLAEILRRMHSAVEQGRGRGQQPFSIQSQHPRYSSFRWLVIDGAEQQYADTRADASFVDSHWHVTTKNVSRLRLRILEDDPIGSEMIVDDNQLQLPSGEAELLLTREADQWRVVDELPELRKRPRLSGPIDDAFIDPFLVVVPSGQSAHPAVDQWVACELENFKTRWRDLFRGDLRIKSDQDVTPEDMQRYHLILWGTPHSNRVINALFTAGEQQVWPLQWNTESARVGQWNASADQNVLLAIYPNPLANHRYIVLNSGPTFRQAHDRTNSLQNPHLPDWAIIGLDQPPSDTLPGRVVHTGFFDDAWQPSVPWTW from the coding sequence ATGATACAGTTTCTAACCTTCGCGTCAGGTAGCGACTCCCATTTGCTGGGCAAGGCAACATGGCACCTCGCAACGCCCCGCTCGTCCGCGCAAGCTTGCCCCACTCAATTCTCCCCAGGGAGGCTCATCTGGCAGCGCATCTGGCTGTGCGGAATTCTGGCTGGAATCCTCTCGCTGGCCTGCCCCAGTGAACGCGCCGCTGGCCCTCGGCTGGCCGCTCAAACTCCACAGGCCTGCGCAGAAATCCAGCGTCAACTCCCTCCGGAAGGGATTGCAGTACCGCCGGAACAACTCGCGGCGTGGCATCGCCAGATCGCCTCCCTACAGGCCAAACTCGACGCACTGCCAACGAGTCCCTCCGCACCCGATGTTCAAATCCTACTGAAAGCCTGCCGATACGCACTCGACATTCACGAGCTGTACCAAACCAAGGATTTCGCCAAAGTCGATCGATTAGTGGATTTGGCTGCCGAGCGTCTAACTGCAATCGAAGCTGGGCAATCCCCTTGGGCGACCGGGAGTGGCTTGCAAGTCCGTGGGTTTACCTCCGCTATCGACGGTTCCGCACAACCGCTCGGCTTAGTATTGCCCGAAGATTGGGCGACCGACAGCCAACGCTCGCTTCCCCTGTACGTCTGGCTGCACGGTCGTGGTGATAAATCGACCGATTTGCACTTCATCTGCGAGCGGCTGGACAAAACCGGACAAATCGCTCCCGCCAACGCGATCGTAGTTCACCCCTTTGGCAGGCAATGCATTGGGTTTAAGTCGGCTGGCGAGACGGACGTTATGGAGGCGATTGATTTTGTGTGTGAGAACTACCCCGTCGACCGCGAACGCATTGTCTTGATGGGATTCTCCATGGGCGGAGCGGGCGTGTGGCATCTGGCTGCCCACTACGGCGAACGCTTTGCGGCCGCCAGCCCCGGGGCTGGATTCGCAGAGACCTCACGCTACCAACGGCTCAAACCGGAACACTTCCCGCCTCGCTACGAGCAGATACTATGGAGCATCTATGATGTACCAGGCTATACGCGAAACCTGTTCAATTTCCCGTTCGTGGCCTACAGCGGGGAGCTCGACAAGCAGATCCAAGCCGCTCAGGTAATGGAGGAAGCCTTTGCAGCAGAGGGCCGGCAGCTGCCACATTTAATCGGTCCTGGCATGGGGCACAAATATCATCCCGACACGCTAGCAGAGATCCTGCGACGGATGCATTCGGCCGTCGAGCAGGGGAGGGGACGCGGCCAGCAACCTTTTTCGATTCAATCCCAGCACCCACGCTACTCCAGCTTTCGCTGGTTGGTCATCGATGGCGCCGAACAACAATACGCAGACACCCGCGCCGATGCCAGTTTCGTAGATTCCCACTGGCATGTCACTACTAAGAATGTAAGTCGCCTGCGTCTCCGGATTCTCGAAGACGATCCAATCGGAAGCGAAATGATCGTAGACGACAACCAATTGCAACTCCCCTCCGGAGAAGCGGAATTGCTGCTAACGCGCGAGGCTGACCAGTGGCGGGTGGTGGACGAATTGCCGGAACTGCGCAAGCGACCAAGGCTGTCGGGGCCCATCGATGACGCGTTCATCGATCCCTTCCTGGTGGTGGTTCCTAGCGGCCAGTCAGCCCATCCGGCCGTCGACCAATGGGTCGCCTGCGAACTGGAAAACTTCAAAACCCGCTGGCGAGACCTCTTCCGCGGTGACCTCCGCATTAAATCCGACCAAGATGTTACGCCCGAAGACATGCAGCGCTACCACCTGATCCTCTGGGGGACACCGCACAGCAATCGGGTCATCAACGCTTTATTTACCGCCGGTGAGCAACAAGTTTGGCCTCTGCAATGGAATACGGAATCGGCGCGAGTCGGCCAATGGAACGCCTCAGCAGATCAAAATGTCTTGCTAGCAATCTACCCCAATCCCCTAGCAAACCATCGCTACATTGTTTTGAATTCAGGCCCAACGTTTCGCCAAGCCCACGATCGCACGAATTCCCTGCAAAACCCGCATTTGCCGGACTGGGCGATTATCGGACTGGACCAACCACCCTCAGACACCCTGCCGGGTCGAGTCGTCCACACCGGATTCTTCGATGACGCTTGGCAACCCTCCGTTCCATGGACTTGGTAA
- a CDS encoding TIM barrel protein, which translates to MFTSRRNFLTVAAAATATTAFQTHRGVSAQTPKAPSPPPPDHPIAVFAKPFQEESAEAMGERLQQIGANGIEATLRTGGQIEPANLGEQLPRLCEALSKYDQRVLIAASNINSVDATSERQLELLAAHRIPYFRMEYYRYDFAQPILPQLARHAKAASELAVLCKSLGITGLYQNHAGKNMVGAALWDLQDVLLDLDPSAIAIAMDTRHTTVELSQSWPAAYARVRPNLGAIYVKDFAWESNKPVNVPLGDGLAQPLFQKIAQDGLVGPLSLHMEYIDHRPSHLLEQRWEAIANDMLTLKKWLGQRAG; encoded by the coding sequence ATGTTTACTAGCCGCCGGAACTTCTTGACCGTTGCAGCCGCTGCCACTGCCACGACTGCATTCCAGACTCACCGGGGCGTCAGCGCGCAAACCCCCAAAGCTCCCTCCCCACCACCGCCTGACCATCCTATCGCCGTGTTTGCCAAGCCCTTCCAAGAGGAATCGGCTGAGGCCATGGGAGAGCGACTGCAACAGATTGGCGCCAATGGCATCGAAGCAACTCTTCGAACCGGAGGTCAAATCGAGCCAGCCAACTTGGGGGAACAATTGCCTAGACTGTGCGAGGCGCTGTCCAAGTACGACCAACGCGTACTCATCGCAGCCAGCAACATCAATTCGGTCGATGCCACTAGCGAACGGCAACTTGAATTGCTCGCCGCACATCGCATCCCCTACTTCCGCATGGAATACTACCGCTACGACTTCGCGCAACCCATACTTCCGCAATTGGCACGGCATGCAAAAGCCGCCAGCGAGTTGGCGGTGCTCTGCAAATCGCTAGGCATCACGGGGCTCTATCAAAACCATGCTGGCAAGAATATGGTGGGGGCAGCACTGTGGGATCTTCAGGACGTGTTGCTTGACCTCGACCCAAGCGCCATCGCCATCGCGATGGACACTCGGCACACCACCGTCGAGCTCTCGCAAAGTTGGCCTGCCGCTTACGCGAGAGTGCGGCCTAACCTAGGAGCCATTTACGTCAAGGATTTTGCCTGGGAATCGAACAAACCGGTCAACGTTCCCCTGGGGGATGGGCTCGCTCAGCCACTGTTCCAAAAAATAGCGCAAGATGGCTTGGTCGGCCCACTTTCACTACATATGGAATACATTGACCATCGTCCAAGCCATTTACTCGAACAGCGTTGGGAAGCCATCGCGAATGACATGTTAACTTTAAAAAAATGGCTGGGCCAGCGCGCTGGCTAA
- a CDS encoding DUF6960 family protein, with the protein MSDQPITNMSPALPDYGIYDRWPVDGEAWIHPEDRELAKQLIPSERVFRREKWDGEYYWLAYGQQTLRLQPTLWLEVPPIDLEVGEQIELLAHQGDNDPGLFHIQDIHYNRVHQNHEYFLQRDGLHLPDAFPREHLRKLHQQHHLRVGDPEHTMPQPRLSAEVPLLDVGDLTGDDQQKKT; encoded by the coding sequence ATGAGCGATCAACCGATAACCAACATGAGCCCAGCCCTACCCGACTACGGGATCTACGATCGCTGGCCCGTCGATGGCGAGGCGTGGATTCATCCCGAAGATCGAGAATTGGCTAAGCAACTAATCCCCAGCGAACGCGTATTCCGTCGCGAAAAATGGGATGGAGAATACTACTGGTTGGCCTACGGCCAGCAGACGCTACGGTTGCAACCGACTCTATGGTTGGAAGTCCCGCCCATCGACCTGGAAGTGGGCGAACAAATCGAACTATTGGCGCATCAAGGTGACAACGATCCTGGACTATTTCACATCCAAGACATCCACTACAACCGAGTGCATCAGAACCACGAATACTTCCTGCAACGTGATGGCCTGCACTTGCCAGACGCGTTTCCACGCGAGCATCTACGCAAACTCCACCAGCAGCACCATCTACGCGTGGGAGACCCTGAACACACGATGCCACAGCCGCGATTATCTGCAGAAGTGCCACTGCTCGATGTGGGAGACTTAACGGGTGACGACCAACAGAAGAAAACCTAG